DNA from Microvirga ossetica:
CAAGCTGGAGCCAACCAAGACCCTTTCAAGACAATGAGGGCCGGATCAATAATTCGAATTTCGAACTATTTTTTATTCACAAATCATGGGAAAGAAGATGCGAGATCCATTCGACGTCTTGACGGCCGGATCTGGGCGGGAATCTGACAATGGAGAGCTTCGAGACGCTGATGTGCCCCAGCCCGCTTCGGCAAGAGACACAGCATCCTGGACCTCAGCGTCTAGTCAGGGATTGCCTCGCATGGACACCTCCGGGGTTACGCATATCGACATCGTACGCGCCATTGAGCGCCTGCATCGGCGTTCCCTCGACCTGATCCGAGCCGACCTGCTCCAGGCGGGTGTCGACGATCTAAGCCCATCCCAGGTGATGATGCTGTTCACGATCGGACCAGGCGAGTTGTCGGTTCGGGACCTCATCGAGCGTGGCTATTATCTGGGGTCGAATGCCTCATACAGCCTGAAGCGTCTCGTCGAGGCAGACTATATCATCCGAACCGCGTCTGAGCGTGACCGACGCTCGGCCCGCATTCGCCTGTCGGGAAAGGGGCGTCAGCTCTGCGATCTCATTCGACAGATCGACAAGGGTTATTACAAGCTCGTCGCCCGGAATGACGAGGAAGAGCGCGAATTGGAATCCACGTTCCGAACGTTGAAGAGGCTGGAGCAGGCATGGAGCAGCGCCCTGCGCTATCGGGAACCTCCATCGGATGAATGACGCTGTCGCCGACTGGAAACCCCGGCCTCCCGCGTCAATCATTGCCGCCGTGGTGCACCACCGGCAGTTTGAACGGAGAGGGTCCCTGCCTCGATGCCTGCTTCCAGGCTCGTTTCGAGATCGGACGTGCCGAGCCAGGAATGGAGAAAACCGGCGTTGAACGCATCGCCGGCACCTGTCGTATCGACCACCTCGACGGGGCGTGCGTCGACCGTGGCATAGGTCGATCCATGAGACGCCATCGCACCTCGCTCGCCGCGCTTCAGCACGACGAGAGGAAAGCTTTCGTTCAACCTGCGCAGAATCGTTTCGCCCGATGCCTCGCCGGTCAGCGCCGCACCTTCCTCGACATTCGGGAGGAAGATATCGATTCCCTCGCAGGTCCGGAAGAAATCCATATCCTGCCGGATCAGCTGGTCGTCCCAGCTCGGATCGAGCGAGATCGTCAGGCCTCGGTCCCGCGCCAGCGCGATCACGTCGGGGTTGTCCCTGAGGGTCGCGAACTCCGCGATATG
Protein-coding regions in this window:
- a CDS encoding MarR family transcriptional regulator; this encodes MDTSGVTHIDIVRAIERLHRRSLDLIRADLLQAGVDDLSPSQVMMLFTIGPGELSVRDLIERGYYLGSNASYSLKRLVEADYIIRTASERDRRSARIRLSGKGRQLCDLIRQIDKGYYKLVARNDEEERELESTFRTLKRLEQAWSSALRYREPPSDE
- a CDS encoding carbohydrate kinase family protein, giving the protein MIGKPSGRHKVLCLGRTYCDIIFTGLHDMPVLGRERFAEDVAIAAGGGAYITAAHLSSLGRPAALLTRLGTDSLSRSLDSELEASGIDLSFIERSDDAGPQPTVALNKDGERAFVSRRAGASRPATLERALSAPDIAHLHIAEFATLRDNPDVIALARDRGLTISLDPSWDDQLIRQDMDFFRTCEGIDIFLPNVEEGAALTGEASGETILRRLNESFPLVVLKRGERGAMASHGSTYATVDARPVEVVDTTGAGDAFNAGFLHSWLGTSDLETSLEAGIEAGTLSVQTAGGAPRRQ